TTGGAAGAAGGGGTAGATCCTGACCAGGCTGCAATGCTCCACAAAGCAAATGTCTCATACCCAAAATTCTCGTCTTTCTTCAAGAGAGTCACCATTTCCCTAGACCAGAGACTATATCCTGATAACCCTATTATTATATGGGAGAATGCTCGATCCCCAGCACCTCATGAGGGCTTTGAGGTAAAGAGAAAGGGGGATAAAGAATTTACTGTGAATATACGGTTAGAAATGAATTATGTGCCTGAGAAGTTTAAGCTTTCTTCAGCTTTGATGGAAGTTCTTGGTATTGAGGTTGATACACGCCCAAGAATTATAGCTGCAATCTGGCATTATGTGAAGGCTAGAAAATTGCAGAACCCCAATGACccttcatttttcaattgtGATCCGCCTCTTCAGAAAGTGTTTGGGGAAGACAAGATGAAATTCACCATGGTATCACAGAAGATATCACAGCATTTGTCTCCTCCGCAACCTATACATTTGGAACATAAGATCAAGCTTTCGGGGAATTGTCCAGCTGGAAACGCGTGCTATGATGTGTTGGTCGATGTCCCCTTTCCAATACAGAAGGAATTGTCTGCTTTATTGGCTAACAcggagaaaaacaaagagatcGATGCATGTGATGAAGCAATTTGTTCTGCTATAAGAAAGATACATGAACACCGTCGGAGGCGGGCATTCTTTCTTGGGTTTAGTCAATCTCCTGTGGAATTTATTAACACTTTGATTGAATCTCAAAGCAAAGATCTGAAGCTAGTGGCTGGGGAAGCTAGTCGCAATGCTGAAAAGGAGCGGCGATCGGACTTCTTCAACCAGCCATGGTAATCTCATCTACTATTTGCTGCggttattttatttctttctttctttctttctttgttttttttttcatacactTTCCAGCAAGTATGTACCGACTGTGACTGATTTGCTGACAAACAACATTAAGACTTACTATAAAAATATGGGCAGTGGATTAGAGTGGGTATATAGGAGGTTCCATCtttgattccaaaaaaaaaaaaagataaaaatgttttatactCTCATCCCAGATCTTACCGTTATTGGATATATTTTCCATGTGGGTGGTTGGGATTGGATGGGATGAAGAAGAACCATTTGGGAAGATTCAATTGTGCTCTCCTCAGAATAATAGTACTCTATTGCCATCACTTGAGTTGTAAAATTACCAAAACTCGGCCCATTATATTATAATGTTGTATCATATGCTTCCTATTTAGTCAATGTTGTTCTAGATTTAAGCTACACCTTCCCATATTTTAGCTTCTAAGAGATTTGACATGTGAGGTGTATTTTGAAGTTGAGATATATTTTATCGTACCTGAGGTGATACTATtccctaattatttttattttaatgaatcTAATAGGGTTGAAGATGCTGTCATTCGTTATCTGAATCGCAAGCCAGTTGCTGGAAGTGACGCTCCTGGGAGTACATGAAAAGGTTAATTGTTGAGCTGCTGATAGGCCAGTAGTTTGTCATTTCTTCTTCTGA
Above is a genomic segment from Vitis riparia cultivar Riparia Gloire de Montpellier isolate 1030 chromosome 14, EGFV_Vit.rip_1.0, whole genome shotgun sequence containing:
- the LOC117930844 gene encoding SWI/SNF complex component SNF12 homolog, translated to MAVNNNNPPKNLGASSSPFGNAGMGSPAMPANPVFSQPQAQGQIGGGFQGQFQLSQAHQAHVIAQAHSKAQAHAQAQAQAAHAQFQAQLQAQGMTLNQSQGIGIGNMGGSSPSIGAPGNSNMKRALQKPPVRPPGLLGANTISPLKVMELTPAARRKKQKLPEKQLQDRVAAILPESALYTQLLEFESRVDAALARKKIDIQEALKNPPCVQKTLRIYIFNTFANQIRTIPKKPNAEPPTWTLKIIGRILEEGVDPDQAAMLHKANVSYPKFSSFFKRVTISLDQRLYPDNPIIIWENARSPAPHEGFEVKRKGDKEFTVNIRLEMNYVPEKFKLSSALMEVLGIEVDTRPRIIAAIWHYVKARKLQNPNDPSFFNCDPPLQKVFGEDKMKFTMVSQKISQHLSPPQPIHLEHKIKLSGNCPAGNACYDVLVDVPFPIQKELSALLANTEKNKEIDACDEAICSAIRKIHEHRRRRAFFLGFSQSPVEFINTLIESQSKDLKLVAGEASRNAEKERRSDFFNQPWVEDAVIRYLNRKPVAGSDAPGST